The DNA window GGCTTCGGACATCACTTTGGCGTAACCGTCACCGCTGCCCGCTTCCTCTTCAAAATCCAGCTCGAGGAATTCCGCCCCCATGCTCTGCACCTGCTCTTTCACTTCCGGGCGGGTGTCGAAGGCGCGCACGATGGCACCGAGGCTGCCCGCGGCACCGATCGCCGCCAGGCCGGCCACGCCGGCGCCGATGATCATCACCTTGGCCGGCGGCACTTTGCCGGCGGCGGTGATCTGACCGGTGAAGAAGCGGCCGAACTCATGCGCCGCTTCGACAATCGCGCGGTAACCGGCGATGTTGGCCATCGAGCTCAGCGCATCCATCGACTGGGCGCGCGAGATGCGCGGTACCGAGTCCATCGCCAGCGCGGTGACGTTGCGCGCCGCCAGCTTGGCCATCAGCTCGGGATTTTGCGCCGGCCAGATAAAGCTGACCAGCGTGCTGCCCTCACGCATCAAGGCGATCTCGTCGTCTTGCGGCGCGTTGACTTTCAGGATCAGATCCGACTGCCACACTTCGCTTTCGTCGACCAGCGCCGCGCCGGCGGCTTCATAGGCGACGTCCTCAAAACTGGCCAGTTTGCCCGCCCCGCGTTCAATCGCGACGGTAAAACCCAGCTTCAGCAGTTGTTCCACCGTTTTCGGCGTGGCTGCGACCCGGGCTTCATTGGCCAACCGCTCTCTTGGTACACCAATACGCATAATGTTCCCTTCTCACCTGTCTTGGATGATGTTTATTATTTTCCTGCCCATAGCACGGCGCCGCCGGCGAGCGTTGCGTTAACTTGCTCGCACTGATTTCAGGCGCCAACTATAACCTACTGAAAATAAGGTCGATGATCCATAATTGCTTACGCATTCAGCCCTGTTTTTACATAAAAACGCCGCGCGCGATATGACAAATCGCAATTTACAGTGAAAAAATCCATACAGAACAGCACATTCTGCGCAACAAGAGGTTTACGCCCGGCGTAACGATTTATGGCCGCACGCGGCGCAAAAGCATAAAAGTTATCATTTTGTGAATAATTAACATTAATGACACCAAAGCCGTTATTATGGAAACTTATGACGGCGGCGCCATCCGTGCGACCCGCGTCACCTTCGGCGATTTGTCGCACGGGATAACATAAAATGCTGAGACAGTTTTCAGAATTACATGTAATAATCGACGGCTGAATTACACTTAAACAGTTCAGTACGTTATAAACGTTAATGCGCTAGGCGAAAGGATTTTTTATGAAGCTGAAGACCACGATCATCGCGTCAGCCTTGTTATCACTCACCGCGCTGTCTGCTCAAGCTGCGCAAGAGTTAACTCCTGAGAAAGCAGCGGCGCTGAAGCCGTTTGATCGCATCACGATTACCGGCCGCTTCAATGCCATCAATGAAGCCGTCGACGCCGTATCCCGCCGTGCAGACAAACTGGGTGCCGATTCCTTCTATATCCAGGACACCAACAACAGCAACAACGGCGGCAACTGGCGCGTCACCGCAGACCTTTATCATAAAGATGCGCCAGAAGTGAGCAAAACACCAAAATACCGCGTATTTAACGGCGTGAATGAACTGCCTAAAGATGAAGCCTACCTGCTGGAGCCTTACGATACCGTGAGCGTCAGCGGCTTCTACCGCAGCCAGCCGGACATCAACGACGCCATCTCCAAAGAAGCGAAGAAAAAAGGCGCCGCCTCGTTCTTTATCGTGCGCCAGGTTGACGCCAACTCCGGCGGCAACCAGTTCGTCACCGCGTACATCTATAAGGCCGATGCGCCGAAACGCCGTGTGCAGAGCCCGGACGCCATCCCGGCCGACTCTGACGCCGGCCGCGCCGCCCTGGCCGCCGGTGGCGCCGAAGCCGCGAAAGTCGAAATTCCTGGCGTCGCGTCTTCCGGTTCGCCAAGCCGCGACGTGGGCCGTTTCTTCGAAACCCAGTCCTCTACCGGCCAGCGCTATACCGTCACGCTGCCTAACGGCACCAAGATCCAGGAAGTGAACAACGTGACCGCCGCGCAGATGGTGCCGTTCGATTCCGTCACCTTCACCGGCCACTTCAACAGCATGACCGACGTGTCTACCGAAGT is part of the Serratia surfactantfaciens genome and encodes:
- the ydgH gene encoding DUF1471 family protein YdgH, yielding MKLKTTIIASALLSLTALSAQAAQELTPEKAAALKPFDRITITGRFNAINEAVDAVSRRADKLGADSFYIQDTNNSNNGGNWRVTADLYHKDAPEVSKTPKYRVFNGVNELPKDEAYLLEPYDTVSVSGFYRSQPDINDAISKEAKKKGAASFFIVRQVDANSGGNQFVTAYIYKADAPKRRVQSPDAIPADSDAGRAALAAGGAEAAKVEIPGVASSGSPSRDVGRFFETQSSTGQRYTVTLPNGTKIQEVNNVTAAQMVPFDSVTFTGHFNSMTDVSTEVAKRAAEKGAKYYHVTRQWQNKSGGNLTVSADLFK